Proteins encoded in a region of the Gigantopelta aegis isolate Gae_Host chromosome 13, Gae_host_genome, whole genome shotgun sequence genome:
- the LOC121387497 gene encoding sushi repeat-containing protein SRPX2-like: MSKCWSRLLLAASWMCLQTATLSDGNKPRIECPPPQVKYITMNTDTIVEIFDKSNVNVSDNSRLGSSVMFDPPSIVLDRTSINHVQQIEATTTDASGNNNTCRFEYLIKAAPCSPLSLETPLHGSKSCAAKFGGSGFTCSISCDTGYVFYDLSTSKTSISTLHLPCDTGVPWSVNIPACADASK, translated from the exons ATGTCGAAGTGTTGGTCACGTTTGCTTCTCGCCGCGTCGTGGATGTGTTTACAAACGGCAACATTGTCAG ATGGCAATAAACCTAGAATTGAATGTCCTCCACCACAAGTGAAATACATCACCATGAATACCGATACCATCGTCGAAATTTTCGATAAAAGTAACGTCAACGTATCAGATAACAGTAGGCTTGGTTCAAGTGTGATGTTTGATCCTCCATCAATAGTTCTAGACCGAACATCTATCAACCATGTACAACAGATCGAGGCAACAACTACAGATGCTTCTGGAAACAACAACACCTGCCGATTTGAGTATTTAATAAAag CTGCCCCCTGTTCTCCTCTGTCCTTGGAGACTCCTCTGCACGGCTCGAAGTCTTGTGCTGCTAAGTTTGGCGGATCTGGATTCACGTGCAGTATATCATGTGATACAGGATACGTGTTCTATGACCTGTCAACCTCAAAGACATCCATCAGCACGCTACATCTTCCGTGTGATACTGGAGTGCCTTGGTCCGTGAACATACCAGCGTGTGCCGATGCCAGTAAGTAA
- the LOC121387149 gene encoding protein jagged-1-like, with protein sequence MSKCWACLLLVASFICFKTHSVSGACTPGTYGLGCSYACHCSTNCNDVIGCSGSCLRGWSGPKCNKENIALDKGTNQNSYWETWMKSARAVDGSLKTRFQYNSCIHTAGGRPFTWWKVDLAEDYYIHKLAIYFRRDNTGRRNGVKVYSSVDVNQTNTGHLCGSATLDSPDVTWMTCDNTSRYITLYQDTYNERTRDTAMDFCEVQVFVCDAGTFGDNCTMFCHCQDGPCNYVTGECSGGCKPNWTGHTCSECDSNHYGHLCENSCSNKHCNGSCNKLTGQCENGCTAGWMELDCTKKCSESTYGFQCANNCNQRNCLGNSSCDHVAGTCDQGCDRGYQGEDCATKCDVGNYGPDCNSSCSARRCKANDESCDHVTGLCSGPCEAGWQGVDCTLSIAQTAAPNENPGPIIGGVIGTAAVVVVVVVAVIIFVFLRRRKQAKDDTKAGEPIVPEHKPSTKERQHHAPDFSAYVNVELSSSNSAKRFEVNETFASDEVPTVNTGDVALVVDQGESEIQQPDEDEEDIQDLNTYYNEDQPAAPSFSLPEEGFDVTELEGIIESIRNQPGGFQAEYVHVNVQNNIRLQPLDLSVNKDYKDELHLNNIKCVFVPACCTDRLQPLDLSVNKDYKDKLHLNNIKCVFVPACCTDYNHSICQRIRITKTNYI encoded by the exons ATGTCGAAGTGTTGGGCTTGTCTACTTCTCGTCgcttcattcatttgttttaaaacacattcAGTCTCAG GAGCCTGCACACCAGGAACGTATGGTTTGGGCTGCAGCTACGCCTGTCACTGTAGTACTAACTGCAATGACGTCATAGGCTGTTCCGGCAGCTGCCTCAGAGGATGGTCTGGACCCAAATGCAATAAgg AAAACATAGCTCTGGATAAAGGAACAAACCAGAATTCTTATTGGGAGACTTGGATGAAATCGGCACGTGCTGTAGATGGGAGTCTCAAAACGCGTTTTCAATACAACTCGTGTATTCACACAGCAGGTGGACGGCCGTTCACCTGGTGGAAGGTAGACCTGGCTGAAGATTACTACATACACAAGTTAGCGATTTACTTCAGAAGAGATA ACACAGGTCGCAGGAATGGTGTTAAGGTGTACAGCTCTGTCGatgtaaaccaaacaaacactgGTCACCTGTGTGGTTCAGCAACGTTAGACAGTCCGGATGTGACGTGGATGACATGTGACAACACATCGAGATACATCACACTCTACCAAGATACATACAATGAACGCACTCGTGACACGGCAATGGATTTCTGTGAAGTCCAAGTGTTTG tttGTGATGCTGGAACTTTCGGTGACAACTGCACCATGTTCTGTCACTGTCAAGATGGACCATGTAACTATGTAACTGGAGAATGTTCGGGAGGATGTAAACCAAACTGGACTGGACACACGTGCAGTG AGTGTGACTCTAACCACTATGGTCATCTGTGTGAAAACTCTTGTTCcaataaacattgtaatggATCATGCAATAAACTAACTGGACAATGTGAGAATGGATGTACAGCAGGATGGATGGAACTAGACTGCACAAAGA AATGTTCAGAATCTACATATGGCTTCCAATGTGCAAACAACTGTAATCAGCGAAATTGTCTAGGAAACTCGTCGTGTGATCACGTGGCTGGGACATGTGATCAAGGTTGTGATCGAGGATATCAGGGTGAAGATTGTGCAACGA AGTGTGATGTTGGAAATTATGGCCCAGATTGCAATTCCTCGTGCAGTGCAAGACGGTGTAAAGCTAATGACGAATCATGTGATCACGTGACTGGTTTATGTAGTGGACCATGTGAAGCTGGTTGGCAAGGAGTTGACTGCACGCTCA GCATTGCACAAACCGCTGCACCTAATGAAAATCCAGGACCAATTATTGGTGGTGTCATCGGTACCGCtgcggttgttgttgttgttgttgtggccGTCATCATCTTTGTATTTCTGAG GAGAAGGAAACAGGCAAAAGACGATACCAAAGCTGGTGAACCAATCGTACCTGAACATAAACCATCAACAAAAG AAAGACAACACCATGCACCTGACTTCTCTGCCTACGTTAATGTTGAACTATCCTCATCAAATTCTGCCAAAAGGTTTGAGGTAAATGAAACCTTCGCCAGTGATGAAGTACCAACAGTAAACACTGGTGACGTAGCACTAGTGGTTGATCAAGGAGAGTCAGAAATCCAACAGCCTGACGAAGATGAGGAGGACATCCAGGATCTTAACACGTACTACAATGAAGACCAACCAGCAGCTCCTTCCTTCAGTCTGCCAGAAGAAGGTTTTGACGTCACAGAACTTGAAGGTATCATAGAGAGCATCAGGAATCAACCTGGAGGATTTCAAGCAGAATATGTT CATGTGAATGTACAGAACAACATCAGACTACAACCACTTGATCTGTCAGTGAATAAGGATTACAAAGACGAACTACATCTGAACAACATCAAATGTGTCTTTGTACCAGCATGTTGTACAGACAGACTACAACCACTTGATCTGTCAGTGAATAAGGATTACAAAGACAAACTACATCTGAACAACATCAAATGTGTCTTTGTACCAGCATGTTGTACAGACTACAACCACTCTATCTGTCAGAGAATACGGATTACAAAGACAAACTACATCTGA